TTTTGGGTTCCACTTCTAAGCTTTAACTTTCTTGTCTATGGCTAAATTTAAGTTATTGTTCCGCTAGTTTGTGCAGTTTGTTGTTTGCTTCATGGCATTGACCTTTACAAGGGTCATCGTGTAATATTGCTAGTATTCAATAACATATTGGAAGTAACAAATATAAAGAGTTGAATAGTAGAAAGTAGAAAATAACAAAGATGGAGGCATATGTATGAAGCTAGAAGAAAGTAACAACGGCTATGTacatttttttgtttgtatttaCTCTATGTGGGGAGAATGagagaatttatttttaagaacttCAATACCTCATTCTAAAGGAGTATAACAAGAATAAAGAGTTAATGCGAAACAATGAAAATGGGAAAAGATgattataaatcatattttgcATATATTTAGTTATGAGTTCGAGAATGATTTTAATTTGGCATTGGCATTATCATAGTATTATTGCATGTTTTTGTATGATCCGATATTCATTTGCCTACATTTGTTGGCTAGTCACGTTATGTTAGCTTCTAATATGCTTTTTCCCTAAATAGTTATTGAATGTAGTGCCATTTCCTGCAGATGAAAAGTATCTTTTAAAGTTTCTTGGTCGTAACCTGATATGGTGAAGCTTATTGCAGAAAATTGTGGCAACATTCGTGgtttcttgtgattttttaaacaTTCAATTATGACTCTTCCaaacaatattattataatcTTCTGCAGATGGAGATTTGCTGATTTTGTTAGTCTCCTTATTTGGTACTCTGAttcttgttgcaccattatTGTAATATTCCTGTTTGAGGAGGAGGTTCACATGAGGGATCTTAAGTGTTTGGTTTTCCATGTgcttattgaaatacatgctttGTTGTGATCTGCATTATCAGGTTGGACAAATAATCGAGTGCGTCATGTGGTTCTTGCTATTGTGGTGCATCAATCAATTTCATCTGGTTGAATCCATATTAGCTATCATTCTGAATTTGTTGTAAAAAGGACATACTTGAAGTTTATTGTGGAGGATATTTGGACAGAGCAGGCAAATTGTATTGACGATTCATTTGAAGGAAGGTTCTTTCTTCATTATACATGTGATATTATCGCCGACAAATCTGCACAGTTTCTTTTATGCTCTTCAACTGTCATTTCAGAAGGCAGATATTATCAAAAATTGAACCCTACAGTTTACCATATTCTAAAAGGCCTCTCAGTGATATTGCATGTGGGTATTTTccttatatattaattttatgggCTTGCTTTCTGTGGCCTTTGGAAATATTGAGGCAAGTCTGCTTACTGTTAGTTGAATATTCCATGTAGCTCAAGGTCATGGTAAGCTTAAGAAGGTTTTGAGTTCTCTTATTTCCTTGCTTTTTGTCTTCAAATTTTCAATGAGGTTGCCTTTCTTTTCCATGGAAAGTGCTTAGTCTTTTGCTAATTTGTGCAGGAAGACGGGACTACAGAAGTGGTGACTTGAGAGATAAGCTTGATAGAAGACATTCTCCTCATCGAAGGTATTCCCCTGGAAGAGGTGTTAGAGGCCATCATTCTTTTCGCAATCAAAAGCCAATTTCTCGGGACAGGGGTAATCGTCCACCTAATTTCTTACTCACTTTCTACCATATAGAGTATGTATAATTTTGTTGAGCACATGAAGTTTTGGAAAAGTAAGCTCAACATATATACACTATGCTTTACTCTACAGCGTTTGTTGTGCTGCTGCTTTCTAGTTGCTTGACACTTAGAACTGAACTTGCAGGTTCTAGTCTCTCAAGGTCCCCTATTCGGAGGAGGTAAATGTTCTTAGGTTCTGAGGAGCCACAGAAGCTTCTTTATTATAGTAATAGCTGTTTCTGTTACCACATATTTTCCTTTGACCAATtgtgtgactttttttttttttttttttcacaaactTCTCTCATTGCTTCAGTGACAGAAGACATAGAAAGAAGCAAGTCACGGATGGAGAAAGTGACGCCTCTGGAAGCTTAAAATTTTCTGACAGTAATAAGGATAAACGAGGGGAGAAACTTACTTCGTATAATGAGAGAGATGACCTTCAAGAACAGGTCTGACAGTTGTCATGTAAATTTAACTCATAAACAATTTTCTGTTGGAATAGGACAGCAAAAAGAATACCTATGGTTTATCGTGAGCatgtttattttctttgtttaattATGAACTTCCCCCCCTTTTATGCAGTTGAAGCACATAGAGTTGGATGTTGAGATGCTAGACGATGAAAAATCCCAACTAGAGGTCAGCTGAAGCATAGACAGTTGGATATTTGATCAGACTGctttgttgtattttttttctgatttatgAAATATGCGAACTGCTTTATGAGTTACATTTTTACGTGTCATATGTATTtaggctcttttttttttgggttctttAACAGGGCCTTCTGGAGGAGAAAGTTGAAGAAGCACACAAGCTCTCTACTGTAATAGAGGATCTTGAGTTGCAACTGAGTAAAGAGCAAGAAGAATGTAAAAGGTTCTGATTTTTTATCATTAGTATTCAATTTACAAACCTGAGCATATCCTTTTCTGCTTGAGTGGCATTAAAAATATGACAAAGCATTGTAGAGTGCTTCAAGACAAAAGGATAGTTATGTTAACTTCGCATTTCATTTATTAATTGTTTACTTTGTAGGATTACTTCGAAATTGAAGAAGTTTATTAAAGCGCATGGGCGTCATATGAAAGCACAAGAGGAGTTAAAAAGGCCGGTTTCAGTTTTCTTTGGTTAAGAAATGCTATTGTCttatcattactttttttttgtgctcTTGAATTTTTCTCTTACTCTTGCACCTGGCTGATCTATATTTGGTTTCTCTGCTGTGGTGATTGACATTTGGGAAAATGAATAGGTCACAAGCCCGTCTTCAAAAATTAGCCGAAATGTTTGATTCTGAAACCATAAAGCCTGCAAATGAAGAAGATTCGAGTGCAAATGTTCATAGTGAAGGTGAACCAAATGGTGATTATCAGATAAGCCCAAACAGTAACCAGTTGCAGAATCATGTTTCTTCAAGCAAGAAAAGATTTTTGTCCTTTTCAATAACTAATGAAGCAGAAAAAGCAGGTGAGTCCTTCAACAATTCCCATATAAATGAAATCTGGGTATTCATAAGATTGTTTTCTTATGGactcattaaattttttattattggttgATCTATTTCTCTTAACATTAGAACTACAACGTTTTGTGTGTGATTGGGGCTTCTGAACTGTAAATATAtgcttttatatttcaaatagtAGTTTTTCTCAATAATCTCTTGGCTGCTTTTCAAGCTATGAACTTCTACTGAAAGAATAATTATTATGTATCGTAATGTTTTTTTCATCATGATGCAATAATCTGGAATATTGCAGGAAattcaaggaaaaaaaatagatattcagATGTGTTTTCTAAGTCAGAGATGCAGAATTTGGAAGGAACTGCTGTTCAGTTGGAAAACGAGATGGCAAAATCACTCACTGTTAAAAGCAAGATGGTAATAGAAGATAACAAGAGTAAACGAGGAAAATATGTTTCTTCTAGTTTAAATTCCTCAGAAAAGGTTAGATATTGCTTTCTtgtttttttctcacttttgaTATTAACTTGAAATTTATTTAAGTTCATCATTTCATTTTGCCAACATAGATATGTTGTTTGTACGTTACTCGTGTCTAGAAAATTGGACTGGTAataccagattttttttttccatattacTTTTGGGGTATTTACAGATATATATCCCTGTAAACAGAATATCCCTGCAGATCATGTAAACACATGTACCcgtatgaaatctgaattttcattaGCAACCCTCTAAAGTGCAGTTGCTTACAAAAATACCCTTGTCTTAAGTTAGGAAGTCATCCAATTCATTGGGAACGTTAGTTGCATTGACTGCAGTCAGTCAAGTGTTTGTTTTTGCAAACTACAGGCAAAGGGTTCTGAAACGAAAAATTATATACCCTCGACGAGTATGGCTGGTCATGCTGTAGATGAACTGGTTGAAGCTGTTGATTTGGAGGAGAAACCTGAATCAACGGAGGCTAATGCAATCCTTGACAAGTTAGCTGTGAAAAATCAAATCAGCTCGTCTTATATGCCACCGCCACTTCCACCTGTAATGCAAAATGCTTACAAACAGGTGAAGATGTTTTCTCCTAGAAAAATGGTTATTCTATATAATCTCTTTTGTTCATCGAGGAAAGGGTGGAAGGATACTATCGTGAGTTAAAACTTTTTAGGGGCTTCCGCTGCATCTTTAAGTTAACTGTGCTCTTTAACTAATGGCTAAACCTATGAGGTTGTTTTGTTTGTTTACTGTTTGCTGCTTAATTTGGATTTATGTTTATGAAAATATCTTATATGACAAAAAACTGAATCAGCAATGAACAGCTTGGGACAGAGAATTCCCTTTTTACTGGCAATAAGAgggaaaaaagattaaaatattcTTGGCCTTTAAATGAGCAAAAATTAGCTTTAGCTGATTGAATAAATAACAAATTTCAtggttattttaaattattccaTCTCACATCATGGATGATGTGCAACCAGGATGGTTAATGTAGTATTGTATTCTTTTTGTTGCCAACTGATCCCGTCATATTTTGCCAGTTATAAGGTGTTTGCATTTGTCAATAGCTTTACTATCTCCTGGCTATTACCTTTTTCAGTCATAATTGGAAGTTCTTTGTCAACTTCAATTGTTTCCAATGAGATGTCCTCTGTCCAGCGACTTTCAAATTATTGATATGACATGTTAATATCTCGCACAGCACTTGGTTTATCTCAGTTTAATATTTTGTGGGTATTGTCTGAGcctgtctctaatgtgattctGTTCATATTTCTGAGAGCAGCAGtcatttctctttcttcgcTTATGAAGTTCATTTTTGCATGTCTCAAACTTACACTGTTATTTTTGTCCAAATTTTCAGTATGAGGGCGTTGATGAGGAAGTGGATGTGGAAAAGGTGGATCCGGAGATGGTAGATATTGATTTCAACGGCGACGTAGATATCGAGCATTTATAATGTATCTGTTTTATTTGCGAGTGTTATGAACAGCCTATTTGCATGGCTAATCTGTTGTCAAACTTTGTTGTCCGAGTCTCTTAGATAGAATTGTTTTCTCATTTCCCCCGGCCTCAATCTTTGTTAACTAGCTTATGGAATATGATTCTCCGATCGAAACATCGTTGCAGTTATATTTCGTTGCCAGATTGAAGCATCTCGGTTCATTTCCTGAGCCCTGTAAATTTTCTGTACGAGAAAGCCTGCAGGCAGTTGTTAAAAGAGCCGGGTAAGTTAGGACCTGTGTTTCGTATTGCGAGCGGATACTGAAGGCCCCTGGAGTTAGGGGTAAAAGCGTGAACCCATGGATGCTTTAATGTTGGTTAATAAATGTAGCTTGTTAAAATTGTTCTCTAGCCAGTTTTGCATTGTATTGACTTAGGGACATATCCTATAATAAAATCTAAGCCAACTATCGGGTCTTTAGTCAATTATCTAATAAAATCATACTCAACGATCTATCTTGCCATACAAATGCATAAATTTTTCATTTCTCTCCTCCAATTTGGTGTGACTTGTGAGTTGACCTGTAAGAAGTAAATTCCCTGCTTCCCCCTGGTGGACAGGAAATTGCGAAGCATCACCCCCTTACCGTGCAGAGCCCTCTACTGTACAAATTTTGGCGAAGGAAAATGGCAAAACTGCCCCCAAGAGTACGCTGTATAGACGTGTAAGCCCATTGGCCCCATTCCACGACAATTCGAATTGAAACGCGACGTCCTTTGGAGCCCTTCGCTGCCAAAATTTTGGCGACAACaaactttattatattattattatattattattattactgtttTTTATCGGGTAAACCCCGTTTACCAGCCTGTTCGGCTCCGAGAGCAgaatctctcgctctctctctctctttttctctcctccATCTTTCGATCCTCTCGAGTCCAAATGGCTCCCCTGTAGATCCCACACTCATCTCTACGTTAGGGTTTGTGCGAACGGATTCGGAGACGGAGATGAACGATTCGAGGATCGTGTAGGGCTCTTCCTCCACGGTGGGGGCGCCGCCGGGGGGTCGGCGATGGCGGAATCGGCCTCTCCCTCTTCGAACTCGCCCAGGGAGGACGAGCTCGCCGATCTGATCCAGCGATTCGTTGATTCTCTCGCCGAGTACTCGGATCGCCTCCCCTTCGCCCTCGATCGCCAGGTTCTCGTTTCTCCTTTCGATGTCTCATGCATAATATGGTTCTGTGATCCATTTTTGGAATGGTTGGGGGATTAATCGCTGATGGTTGGACTTTATTGATGTCGCCTTTGAGAATGATCTCCTTTTTTGTGTCAATTACCACATGAAGATTATGTTGTTTCGCTTAAACTCGGTGGTTATTTTCTCTTTGAACAATTTATGAGAGGTTGATCCTACATCTAAGGTGAGCGATATGAAGATAAGGTAACCAAAAGTAATGTTGCAAAATTAAAGTACTACAAATTTTCTTTATGAACGATTTTGGAAATTAATGACTTGCCATAGTTGGCTCTGTTCGATTAAGCTAGGTTGGTCACTTGAATTTGAAGATACAAGTGGATCCAGATGTTTTTTTTGGTCTAATCATCTATATGCATCACATAAGATGGAGTTTATATTGCCTTTGGTGGATCACTTGGTTGGTGGCATTAAACGTGCTATCAAAACCTCGCTGTTTGCTTACGGCTTCAAAATTTGGCAAATCAATGTATAATACATGTGCCGATTCCTTTGACAAACCAAAATTTGCCCGAAAAGAGAAACCTTTATGAATCagcactgttttttttttttttttttttcctctctttaaTGTTGTCAAACAAttgaaatattagaaaattGGACAATTGAGCAATGAATGTACATCATAATCCTGATAAAGTGCTCTTTGTTGTTTTAGAAACTTCGATCTTTCACAACACTTGCTGCTCTTGCCATCACCTTAGTCTTTGCTTGGAAGCTGTTGAGAGCTCCCGCAGACCAACAAAGAAGGCCACGTAGACGACCTACTCCATCTATAAGTTCTTCTACCAGTAGAACTCGGTCAGGTACAAGGCCCTCTTCTGATGTTTTCTTATCCTCTGGGGATTCTAGAGCACAAGATGCAGTAGATCAATTCTTCCAGCCAGTAAAGGTAACTTAAATTTGTCTCTGTGGGATCTGTCTACTCCTAGTGTAGAATGTATTGTTGCTCAATGAACTATCTTTTGGGTTGTGCTATTAGGAGAAGCACTATATTAAAATCTTCCCAATAGCTTCTCTTTGCAGCAAAATCAGAAACTTCAAATCAGAGCTTCTGTTTTTGAAGCTTAGAATCTCATTTCACTTCCCATAGCGACTGAAGCTTTCAGCTTCTCAGTTTGCCAAAGGCTCTACTAGAGGAAGCTGCAGCTGAAAGCTGAAGCTGAAGCCGAAGCAGGGCCAAACAGGTACTTGGTATCTCATCCTTGAAAAGTTCTGAACTTCTCAAATTGGTGGTTTCTTTTATGCAGCTAACACTTGAGCAACTTGTGAGGCATAAGTTGTGCGAAGGGCGAAAGGTATCCTTTCTATTCCTGAACTATCATCTTTTGTGCTTTGAAAGCTTCTTATGTTTCAACATGGCTCTACTTGTAATATCTCTGAATAGGAGATACCTCTTTGTTTTTTACACTTTGGCCTTTTGTCCACGAATGTTGTGCTAAGTTCACAGTTTCATCTTGGTTGTGTTTCAGACAGTAGAGTTAGGCCCATGTTGGTGTGACTGCTTCTCATGTTTCGCTGGACATTATCCTCCTGCATGACAACTATCTTCTTTGTAAAGTTAGATCATAATATCAGATGGTATATCTGTTGTTGTGGCCAATAATTACAACCCATTTGCAAAATACAATGCAGAAGTATCAGAATAAAGGATTTTAGATTATATAGTGTCACTGTCACCATATTGAGTCAGTTATCAACTTAATGATAATTCTCTCGATTTAAACTAGTCTGTAGCTTATGTGACAGCACTAAGCCTATATCCGTATAGCACAGCTAATTTTTGGTTGCTGCATCAGATAATCATCTCTTTGCTATTTATAAGCTATCTATCTAACAACGGTTACTATCCATTGATGGATAGTGCTAGACAGCACAGCTGGATTAGGCATTGATGTAATAACTCAAAGATGAGTGGTTAGTTTATTCTTGCTCTACCTACTTATAATTTTCACAAATGGTCACTCACAATACTTTATCACTAGGTAGCTTGGCCAATTTTCAACAGCCAAGTGGATAGACTGCAATCTCATTTCTTGATCTATGCATTACTCCTATTTCTTTGTCCATGGATCTCTGTATGTGGGTTGACTTACTCAGCTGTGTAAAAGCAAGTTAAATCAATCATGCGTCATAGGTGAAATGTCATTATAAACTGCATGCCGGTTGAGGTGCAATTCTGAATAAAACATCTGCAGCTGTGTCCTGTGTGAAACAAAACAGATTTTGTTTTGTTGGAAATTCAAGACATTTTACTAGTGAAGAGCattttgaattaattctatAGGTTGGAAAGATTGTcttacaatctatatatatatatatatatagagctagtctcctatactatctatagtaccggggctctggtactatagtctcgttttcgatcttagggtgttcaaatcaatgatccacaccgttaaaactgatctaggatattttaagtttttagaaataaaattttatattttttcggcataatttactttatgatcaaaccatttcaaaattgtcaattttcaatggctactatgacgagtttggagtttaacggtgtagaagaatctaaatttcttcaaattttgatagaaaatactttaaactatttagattaaggttaacattcttgatcttgaatttaaaagttccatgctcaaattttaaagattattcaatttccaccgtccattttgatataatttatttactaagtaaacgatatcgaaaaaaactaaaattttattcctaagaacttcatatacccttgatcatatttaacggtgtggatcgtttaTTTGAAaatcctaagatcgaaaacaagactatagtaccggagcttcggtactatagatagtatagtagcctaattttatatatatatatatatatatatatatatatatcatgacaTTGCTGTGAGTTGCACAAGCTACAGTGTCTATCATCTTATCACACCCAACACATTTGGTTAGCACATTAGCTTGGTTAGGTGATAATGTTGTCCATTGTATTGAAGAGCCTTAAAATGTTACTATTACCAGGtagattttacatttttaagaaaattaaacttatattaTCACTCTATAGAGCATTCAAGACACTCTACTAGCTGCTTAGAGGCCCAATACTTacgatatttttatatattccaTTTCCAGGTCACATGCCAGTTACTTGGTGTAATTCTTCAGGAAACTACTCCAGAGGAGCTTCAGGTGGGTATATATtggctttctttctttctttttctttttctttttcttttggttttctttctttatttttctttttctttttttccccttcaggATCACCAAAATATTAGTAATAGTGATGTATTGATTTCTTATGTCAGAAACATGCAACTGTGAGGTCGTCTGTTCTAGAAGTGCTTTTGGAGATTACAAAGTTTTGTGATGTTTATCTCATGGAGAGAATTCTTGATGATGAAAGTGAGGTAATTTTTTGTTATATAGTACTGGTTAAATATTTGTAGCTTCATGCTGTGAGTAGCAAGTTTTTTAGTACAGCTGCCTCATAGTATTCGTTTAGTAGTGTCGCAAGCACCTGGTTTGAGTACTTTGATTGTTACCAAGTAtgctttgtttttgttttctggtGTCATTtttactcaaattttattttttattttttatttttatttttcataatacaGGAAAAGGTTCTTTCTGCATTGAGTGATGCTGGAGTTTTTACTACAGGTGGTTTGGTTAAAGACAAGGTTAGCACTTCCTAGCTCTTTTGTTGGCTCCCTCTACATTATCTCTAGCAAGCGCACACGTTGTTAATCCTTGCATATCCTATGAGTTAATTTTCACCACATAATAATGCTTATTGCATGATTCTGGTCGGTCAAGTAGCGGGCTTCATTTACATCATGTGTAGCTTATACAGATGAAGTAGAATTTGAGTAGTCATAAATGTTTCCACATCTGCTTATTGTAAGATTAGGGCCATTTAGTTTGACACTTACACGCTGACAGTGTTGTTAATACAATACTACGACGAGAAGGAAATAATCTcaaattgattttaaatttactcCTATATCAAA
This window of the Ananas comosus cultivar F153 linkage group 19, ASM154086v1, whole genome shotgun sequence genome carries:
- the LOC109725130 gene encoding zinc finger CCCH domain-containing protein 13 isoform X2, which gives rise to MLGRKLYKTKLCILYQKGRCSRPTCNFAHGEAELRRFAGSFDGRRDYRSGDLRDKLDRRHSPHRRYSPGRGVRGHHSFRNQKPISRDRGSSLSRSPIRRSDRRHRKKQVTDGESDASGSLKFSDSNKDKRGEKLTSYNERDDLQEQLKHIELDVEMLDDEKSQLEGLLEEKVEEAHKLSTVIEDLELQLSKEQEECKRITSKLKKFIKAHGRHMKAQEELKRSQARLQKLAEMFDSETIKPANEEDSSANVHSEGEPNGDYQISPNSNQLQNHVSSSKKRFLSFSITNEAEKAGNSRKKNRYSDVFSKSEMQNLEGTAVQLENEMAKSLTVKSKMVIEDNKSKRGKYVSSSLNSSEKYEGVDEEVDVEKVDPEMVDIDFNGDVDIEHL
- the LOC109725131 gene encoding peroxisome biogenesis protein 22: MAESASPSSNSPREDELADLIQRFVDSLAEYSDRLPFALDRQKLRSFTTLAALAITLVFAWKLLRAPADQQRRPRRRPTPSISSSTSRTRSGTRPSSDVFLSSGDSRAQDAVDQFFQPVKLTLEQLVRHKLCEGRKVTCQLLGVILQETTPEELQKHATVRSSVLEVLLEITKFCDVYLMERILDDESEEKVLSALSDAGVFTTGGLVKDKVLFCSTENGRISFVRQLEPDWHIDTNPEIIHQLARFIKYQLHISPNRVERAASNVFSSASLEQFFGGLGS
- the LOC109725130 gene encoding zinc finger CCCH domain-containing protein 13 isoform X1, with the translated sequence MLGRKLYKTKLCILYQKGRCSRPTCNFAHGEAELRRFAGSFDGRRDYRSGDLRDKLDRRHSPHRRYSPGRGVRGHHSFRNQKPISRDRGSSLSRSPIRRSDRRHRKKQVTDGESDASGSLKFSDSNKDKRGEKLTSYNERDDLQEQLKHIELDVEMLDDEKSQLEGLLEEKVEEAHKLSTVIEDLELQLSKEQEECKRITSKLKKFIKAHGRHMKAQEELKRSQARLQKLAEMFDSETIKPANEEDSSANVHSEGEPNGDYQISPNSNQLQNHVSSSKKRFLSFSITNEAEKAGNSRKKNRYSDVFSKSEMQNLEGTAVQLENEMAKSLTVKSKMVIEDNKSKRGKYVSSSLNSSEKAKGSETKNYIPSTSMAGHAVDELVEAVDLEEKPESTEANAILDKLAVKNQISSSYMPPPLPPVMQNAYKQYEGVDEEVDVEKVDPEMVDIDFNGDVDIEHL